A stretch of DNA from Cryptomeria japonica chromosome 4, Sugi_1.0, whole genome shotgun sequence:
atgtcaagttgttgaagcatcaagcaaaactgaaaaccaaagagctatggacagtgactactgctgatcatgaagcaatactagatactcttaaacaaagagatgacccttcagacaCACTTgtgtaggtctttaatggtgccttattttttttatcatgcatttcatttcaaacaatgatcattaaaccttaatgatcaagtttgttacgtgtatattaaggatgtgttgaaaatgcaggtctattgatgaacattttttttggcaacatggtttttgcatgcacatagcaggtacacGATATAATtgaaagggacgtatttttgcaacatggcttattatcatgcatttgatgagctttacaatttttgttattagagaacactatctgacaatttttgatgatataattatcgcaaaacctttatgctcatgcaggtctttattgatgatatacaatagtacatcacgttatggtttttgatgatatacaggttcatgctagatcattcgtcgttgacaagaccctctcttggtgtctacagtgtaatgcttggaaatattgatgatatacaatgtccatgaaaaaaaaatcatgtttgcatatcccttcatggatgtcacatgcaagagtaatggtaattatgtgtatacaatacatggaaatattcatgatcattatgtgtctatagtgtaatgcttgtttatatataattttagcgctcaagggatgacgccagtagggtatgaccccgagcgttcgatcgagtgggggagcaaaataggagcatgcatagggaaataatgcctaactagacatgtcggagctgatggttcatcatcgcgacgagcagaacgagaaatcggccacgcaacaacattccattgagtgagactgacaatttttttgccaaccgaaaaattgctgccctaataaaaccgtagggaaacttgaaaatttgagataggcttttgtaggggcccctcttgtggcctcataggttcaaacagatcgttcacaagtgccacggattccaagttagggcccgtcaaagtttgacaattttgagcacttagggcgctcaagggacgacgtcggtagcgtatgaccctgagcgttcgatcgagtggggggtgaaaataggagcatgcatagggaaataatgcctaactagacatgtcaaagctgacggttcatcatcatgatgagcagaacgagaaatcggccacacgacaacattccattgagtgagactgacgatttttttgccaactgaaaaattgctgccctaataaaaccgtagggaaacttgaaaaatagagataggcttttgtagggacccctcttgtggcctcgtaggttcaaacgaatcacttgcaggtgccacggattccaagttagggcccgtcaaagtttgacaattttgaggacttagggcgctcaagggacgacgtcggtagggtatgaccccgagcgttcgatcgagtgggggggcaaaaataggagcatgcgtagggaaataatgcctaactggacatgtcagagctcacggttcatcatcacgatgagcagaacgagaaatcaaccacgcgacaacattccattaagtgagactgacgatttttttgccaaccaaaaaattgctgccctaataaaatcgtagggcaacttgaaaaaccgagataggcatttgtagggacccctctcatggccccgtaggttcaaacagatcattcctaggtgccacagattctgagttagggcccatcaaagtttgacaattttgagcacttaggccgctcaagggacgacactggtagggtatgaccccaagtgttcgaTCGAgtaggggggaaaaataggagcatacgtagggtaataattcctaactggacatgtcagagccgatggttcgtcatcgcgacgagtagaacgagaaatcggccacgcgacaacattccattgagtgagactgacgatttttttgccaaccgaaaaattgttgccctaataaaactgtagggtaacttgaaaaattgagatagtattttgtagggacccctctcatggccctgtaggttcaaatggatcgttcgcaggtgccacggattctgagttagggcccgtcaaagtttgataattttgagcacttagggtgctcaagggacgacgccgatagggtatgaccccgagcgttcgatcaagtaggggggaaaaataggagcatgcgtagggtaataatgcctaactggacatgtcggagctgatggttcgtcatcacgatgagaagaacgagaaattggccacacgacaatattccattgagtgagactgacgatttttttgccaaccgaaaaatcactgccctaataaaaccgtagggcaacttgaaaaaccgagatattcttttgtagggacccctctcgtggccccataggttcaaatggatcgttcacaggtgccatagattctgagttagggcccatcaaagtttgacaattttgagcacttagggagctcaagggacgacgtcgatagggtatgacctcgagcgttcgatcgagtggggggggaaaataggagcatgcatatggtaataatgcctaactggacatgttggagctcacggtttgtcatcgcgacaagcagaacgagaaatcggccatgcgacaacattccattgagtgagactagtgattttttcgccaaccaaaaaattgctgccctaataaaaccataaggCAAATTGAAAacagagataggcttttgtagggacccctctcatggccccgtaggttcaaacagatcattcgcaggtgccacagattccaagttagggcctgtcaaagtttgacaattttgagcacttagggcactcaagggatgacgccggtagggtatgaccccgagcgttcgatcgagtgggggggaaaaataggagcatgtgtagggtaataatgtctaactagacatgtcagagccgatggtttgtcatcgcgatgagcagaacgagaatcagccacgcgacaacattgcattgagtgagactgacgattttttcgccaaccgaaaaattgctgccctaataaaaccgtagggcagcttgaaaaactgagataggcttttgtagggacccctcttgtggccccgtaggttcaaacagatcgttcgCGGGTTCAACGGATTTCGAGTTagagcccgtcaaagtttgacaattttgagctcttagggcgctcaagggacgacgccggtagggtatgaccccgagcgttcgatcgagtgggggggaaaaataggagcatccgtagggtatttttcattaaatgaattgtattgttcattgaatgaattgtattgtattgttgattaaatgaattgtattgttcattaaatgaattatattgttcattataaaaacaacacttacaatgaaatgaaatgaattgtattgttcattaaatagccattattaaccattgttaattattggaatgaagattgaatatttccatgataacaccacgcacagatgagaaacaatttatatgatcgaatatcaacttctgtatatataaaaatgtcaaatgattacaaatgtatgtccatacacaaatatggcataaacgccaactgaaacaaaatgtatgtctaaatacgtgaatgtatgtccatatacaaaatatacatgccaactagacatgtaagcatcccaaaactatctataacatcctaagttgctgatggatcatcaaaatcgatcctctttgccgcactgctcggctctgaaggatcctgcacaagaaaaacaaaccacaattaatattagttatattatataattcacattcgaaaagttaacataaaaatgaactataattgaactattcatgtttaccccatctccacattttctcttcatctttgcaagactcttgatgtatgtcttcggtagaggaggtattttttgaatattttcatacacaacctacatatgttcagaaacatgacattgatacaagttagcatataattgtcactgataataacaaattctatctactaatcaaaaaataaaataaacacacatctactcgaggcatctcttcttcgtcttcaggtatactgggtgtagtcatcaaggatgtgaagtcaagaattctctgtatatatacacaacaagtatatgaaactatcaatctatgtctagacatgtataatcactttAAGTTATTTAaacaattcattcaatcatatttgcattcaattacctttcccttgtctccaactgcactactaaatcctaaatcacactaccccgcactcgtgctgcttgtgccctacaagagtaaaataagatatacatgcaagttactacataatctaattaataccaatataaatgatgagcatgtatgtacaataaaatacaaacgactaggtgcaataatatatgtaccgtcaagctatcaaggccaaatgaaatggccgacaaggtgcccttctgaatctgtctcaactcatcctcggtcatcaactgttaaatagaccatgtaaataaaaattagtacttaatattatctaatttataaatatttaattaaaatataacatgaactgtgaaaacacaaatcttaccaatacatcatcaatgtacgatgatggtgcctcctcgcctctagcatgtgaggactccccagggtatcctccagtctgtgtaataacatctggtgcatcatgcatctcatgcacctcataatctgcactatccacaggaggatcaacgggttgtccaactggacccaagcatacatgcccacacatgacacaactatggggcacacatatgtgtggggCCAAGGATGACGTGTCATCGgcaccggatgcaccgctaccatcaagagtaggctgagctactgatgcagcttgagaaaccaaaaggctactcaaagagtgaatagcttaTCTGGTCCGTGAAGCCGCCAAATGATATTAGGATGatgaactgcaggtgggggatcaacaggaggaggggggacatatgggccctagactactctgactgccccaagtctattttggggcatacctaaacctacaccctggaaaggttggatgtcaaagtagttcacatgtttgtgtaaaacaaactcagcatacaatttttttatgaaatagaaggggatatcaagattgttgttgggtggtttgtcgaaaaccatccactaatgatcccaaaaaaatttcacaatcccatcatttgtgcaccatttgatagaaagttttgtttttttgggatctacgggctgaccaatacggggattgacaaacaatgaggcgatttcggctttggatatctcaagatccttgatatccttatacgacaagccatctgcatattttttcttcatagaatctcgccacaaaagggcggcatcgtgctcctcagtcatggtttccatactttttatgatcgacgcgagaggatcaaacaatgtgtttagacaagggatcctacgatatacttctgcaatccccctcaattcattcaaattttgtgcaatcaaatcttgaattgagggggggtttggcaaatgagggtttggttgttgcagttgtggttggtcagtgttttcattgttatcccccatttttaacctaattgaatgtaaacaattaaatttagttcacaaatttaaacaattaggtatttgattttaaaaaacctagttttcatgaaaaaaaaccatattttcaatgaaaaatcaaataaacattaacaaaaaatataaaaaatgaacgaaaatgattcaaaatgataaaattcttacctctaaatctgttttttagcaattttttgtcaaaacaccggatatcgaatggagcggatatcggatatTGATGAATTCGCGCGGCCCGTGACTTAAAAATGACTCAGgggactgtcactgtcgaaatataaaagtctcagaaaatcggatatccgatatctatacttaaattatttttaaataacatatataatataataatatattattatattatataatatgtattgtattatattatatatattataatatataatataatacaatattatataatataatataatatataatacgtattatataatatattattattgtattatattatatattataatataatataatattgtattagattatatattataatataatacaatattatattatatattataatattgtattatataatataatattatattataatataatataatataatattatattataatataatataatattatattataatataatataatattatattataatataatataatattatattatattatattataatataatataatataatataataatatattatataatacgtattgtattatattataatataatatattattataatataatatattattataatataatataatataatattatattatattatattatattatattatattatattataatatataatattatattatattatataatattatattatattatattataatatataatataatacaatattatattatattatatggtgcCCGTACTCGAAAAAAGTTTGGGATTGGCTATTGGGCAAATTGCAGTTTGAATCGGTGAGAAGTCAAACACTAAAAAGTTTCTTATTGGCATGGCCTTCCAGCACTAAGAAATCAAAATGGAGCATTTTGTGGGTGGTGAGTCAGACTTTGCTTGTTTGGCATAAATGGAAGGAGAGAAATCGAAGAGTCTTCAATGAGGAAGCTCTGTCTTATGATATTCTAATCCCAAAAATTGAAGGAGCCATCGAAGAAGTCATCAATGTGAAAGTAGTGGGAAGGAAGTATTGCACTTATTCCTCTTGGGACAAAGAAAtggaaaggttgtggaatttgacgAAGAATAGTGGTTACAAGCTAATGGACAAGAAGCAGAACAGAGATAGCATAGTTTGGTTTCCACCATTAGCTGGAAACTTAAAGGTTAACTTCGATGGAGCTAGTCGAGGAAATCCTAGAAAATCAGGCTATGGTGCCATTATAAGGGACGAACTAGGCAATTTTGTTGGGGCAAATTTTGGCCCATTAGGAATCAATACAAACAATTTGGCAGAACTTGCAGGGCTATTAGCTGGGTTGGAATGGTGTGTGGACCGAGGATTTCGTGACATAGAAGTAGAGGGAGACTTGCAAATTATTCTGAATGGGATAACCAAACAGAAATTTGAAAATTGGAAACTGGAGGCGTGTCGTCCCAAAGTCCAAACATTATGTGACAGCCTAAACAGGTTCACCTTTAAGCACATATACCGAGAGGGCAACTCGGCGGTGGACTGGCTGGCAAATAGAGGACTCGACTGTGATGGTCCAAAACAGATGTCTAAGGTGGAGGAGGTACCGGACGGACTGCTCTCAGTCCTTGCTGCAGATAAAGAAGGGATTCCAAGAACTAGAATCGGTTAACAAAGATTTTGCCTGAGACAATCAGGGTGCATCGAGGATAGGCATTATGGTTTTAGTTATGCCACGATTGCACATAGTGTTTGAGGTTGGTCAATTTTGAAAAAATCTTTCTACATGAGTCAGCCGACTGTGAACAGTTGTTGAGGAAAGGATAGCTTGGGTACCGAAAATGATAAACTTTGGTGAATTACAAACTTAGCATAAGGTAATTGATGCTTGGGTCACATGGATCCCGAGTTGTTCTGCATGTCTAGAAAACGTAACAATCCGAAAAAGATATGTTTGCAGAGAGAAAGATTTCAACAGGATTTAGACAATACACTTGATTGACACCTCAGAATACAACTTTTTAAGGCAAATTTGAAGGGCTTTGGCATAGTAGGTATGTGTGAGGGTTCTTTGGGGAGTACTGCAAGATTGATCTTTGGCCATGGCTTATTTTGGAAGGATTAGTTGTGTAAACTGTGAAAATACATTGAATGCGCAGTTGAGAAATTTGTTCTGCACTGAAGAGTATGTTTACGACTCTGTTAAGGGGTTAGTTGGCATTACACTAAATACAGACAGACACTGGTGTGATGCTTTGGTGTTGGAAGTCGTCCTCTTGCCACTGGTGGATATCATAGAAATGAAGGAGCGTGTGGTCGAACTATTAGCATGCTTCATAAAACCATATATCGTAGACATGGTCGCAGAAGCCATTCTGGGCATAGAGGAAGATGTCAGAGTGAGCATATTGAAGACTTATTAAAGGATGATGGTGAGAGCGATGGAGATGGCAATGAGGAAGGGGGAGCTGATGAGGATAGTGATGATGGAGAGGAGGATCCAGTGAACAGTGAGGATATTCGAGAAATGGCCCGCAGAGAAGTTTGGAGGGAAGAGCGGGCGAGACTAAAGACGTTTGGGGAAGAGGCATGGGAGATCTATAGATGTGTAGTCTTCAATGGAAACTTGGAACCATTTCGAAGGGTTACTGAGTCAGATGACTAGTGGCTTCCGGAGAACTCCACCCACAAAGCAATTGGTATTGGTGAGTTTTCCGTTGTAATCTATCAAGCCATTGGGGGACAGGTGTAATCCCGGGGGTGTGTAGGATTTTTTGTGGGGTACAATTGGCTAAAGTAGGGATGAAAACTTTATGTTTCTATTATGCAAAGTTGAGGATATATATGTAGAGGGTTAGATGCATATGAACTAGTGGGTCTATAATATCTAAACTCAATGTAATTTCTATAATTTCAAGCAATATAGGGAGTTGTCCCCATAAATGATAACACTTaatgattaaaatatatatatattatattatataatatataatataatattatatataatataatataatattttattatataatatattattatattataatataataatatattatataatacgtaatatataatatatataatgtaataatatattatataatatattattatattatataatacgtattgtattatattatatatataatatataatataatattatataatatataatataatattatattatattatataatatataatataatataatataatattgtattatataatatattattatattata
This window harbors:
- the LOC131031343 gene encoding uncharacterized protein LOC131031343, whose protein sequence is MERLWNLTKNSGYKLMDKKQNRDSIVWFPPLAGNLKVNFDGASRGNPRKSGYGAIIRDELGNFVGANFGPLGINTNNLAELAGLLAGLEWCVDRGFRDIEVEGDLQIILNGITKQKFENWKLEACRPKVQTLCDSLNRFTFKHIYREGNSAVDWLANRGLDCDGPKQMSKVEEVPDGLLSVLAADKEGIPRTRIG